In Neisseriaceae bacterium CLB008, one genomic interval encodes:
- the miaA gene encoding tRNA (adenosine(37)-N6)-dimethylallyltransferase MiaA, with product MMHPSALAILGPTASGKTQLALDLAQVHAIEIISLDSALIYRDMNIGTAKPNAAELAQVPHHLIDIISPLDSYSAADFCRDALALIQDIQARGKLPVIVGGTMMYYKALTEGLNDLPAADPAIRAQLQADKTTLGLLALYQRLQTVDPLTAERLKAGDSQRIERALEVFMLTGKPMSQHFQEQEAQKPALNLTTLALIPETRSLLHAQIKKRFDAMMAGGFLDEVRQLQAKYPSLNPDLPSIRCVGYRQAWAYLAGEDDLAGMTEKSIIATRQLAKRQLTWLRSLDYELALDPYTETDLLAPTLALLARKNLA from the coding sequence GTGATGCACCCTTCCGCCTTAGCTATTTTGGGCCCGACCGCCTCGGGCAAAACTCAGCTGGCCTTAGACCTGGCTCAAGTACACGCCATTGAAATCATCAGTCTTGACTCGGCCCTCATCTATCGCGACATGAACATTGGCACTGCCAAGCCCAATGCGGCTGAACTGGCTCAAGTGCCCCACCATTTGATCGACATCATTTCGCCGTTAGACAGCTACAGTGCCGCTGATTTTTGTCGCGATGCCCTGGCCTTGATTCAAGATATTCAGGCGCGCGGCAAGCTGCCCGTTATCGTGGGCGGCACCATGATGTATTACAAAGCCCTCACCGAGGGCTTAAACGACTTACCAGCGGCCGACCCTGCAATACGTGCTCAGCTCCAAGCCGACAAAACCACCCTAGGGCTCTTGGCCCTATACCAACGCCTACAGACGGTTGATCCCCTCACCGCTGAGCGACTCAAGGCAGGCGACAGCCAACGCATCGAGCGTGCCTTGGAAGTATTCATGCTCACCGGCAAACCAATGAGCCAGCATTTTCAAGAGCAAGAGGCGCAAAAGCCGGCGCTGAATTTAACCACGCTGGCCTTAATCCCAGAAACCCGCAGCCTGCTGCATGCGCAAATCAAAAAACGGTTTGACGCCATGATGGCAGGCGGCTTTCTTGACGAAGTTCGTCAGCTACAGGCCAAATATCCAAGCCTGAATCCTGACTTGCCGTCGATTCGCTGCGTGGGCTATCGTCAAGCTTGGGCTTATTTAGCCGGTGAAGACGATCTAGCTGGCATGACAGAAAAAAGCATCATCGCCACCCGTCAGCTGGCTAAGCGCCAGCTGACCTGGCTACGCAGCCTAGACTATGAGCTGGCTCTAGACCCCTATACCGAAACCGATTTACTGGCGCCAACCTTGGCGCTCTTAGCGCGAAAGAATCTTGCATGA
- the secF gene encoding protein translocase subunit SecF, translating to MEFFKIKRDIPFMSYGKLTTFISLATFILAVVFLFTKGLNFSVEFTGGTVMEVQYSQGSDLNKIRDEVNTLNLGTASVQALGTTKDVMIRLPNKEGMNSAQLSEQVMQLLKTQDANVQLRKVEFIGPQVGDELVRSGLWAISFVCIGIIIYLSVRFEWRFAVSAIIANMHDVVIILGCFALFQWEFSLTVLAGILAVLGYSVNESVVVFDRIRENFRKPGMRGHTVPEVIDNAITSTMSRTIITHASTEAMVISMLVFGGDALHGFAMALTIGIVFGVYSSVLVASPMLMFFGLSRESLIKPIKKKEEAVV from the coding sequence ATGGAATTCTTTAAGATTAAACGCGACATTCCGTTTATGAGCTATGGCAAGCTCACTACCTTTATCTCGCTGGCCACCTTTATTTTGGCCGTGGTGTTTTTATTCACCAAAGGCCTTAACTTTTCGGTGGAGTTTACCGGCGGTACGGTAATGGAAGTGCAGTATAGCCAAGGCAGTGACCTCAATAAGATCCGTGATGAGGTCAACACCTTAAATTTAGGTACGGCTTCGGTACAGGCCCTAGGCACCACTAAAGACGTGATGATTCGTCTGCCGAACAAAGAAGGCATGAACTCAGCGCAGCTGTCTGAGCAAGTCATGCAGCTATTGAAAACCCAAGACGCCAATGTACAGCTGCGTAAAGTAGAGTTCATTGGCCCGCAGGTGGGCGATGAGCTGGTGCGCAGCGGCCTATGGGCGATCAGCTTTGTGTGTATCGGCATCATCATCTACCTATCGGTACGTTTTGAGTGGCGCTTTGCCGTATCGGCCATTATTGCCAATATGCACGACGTGGTGATTATTTTGGGCTGTTTCGCCTTGTTCCAGTGGGAATTCTCGCTGACCGTATTGGCGGGTATTCTCGCAGTACTGGGCTACTCGGTGAACGAATCGGTGGTGGTGTTTGACCGGATTCGCGAAAACTTCCGCAAACCCGGCATGCGTGGCCACACCGTGCCTGAAGTCATCGACAACGCCATTACCTCCACCATGAGCCGTACCATCATCACCCACGCCTCAACCGAAGCGATGGTGATCTCGATGCTGGTTTTTGGTGGCGACGCCCTACACGGCTTTGCCATGGCGCTGACCATCGGCATTGTCTTTGGCGTGTACTCATCGGTCTTGGTGGCCAGCCCGATGCTGATGTTCTTCGGACTCAGCCGCGAAAGCCTGATCAAGCCGATCAAGAAAAAAGAAGAAGCCGTCGTTTAA
- the rpiA gene encoding ribose-5-phosphate isomerase RpiA, with amino-acid sequence MKQLDKEKQDALKKQAAEKALEFIPNNEYIGIGTGSTVNFFIEALAKSDIKVKGAVSTSEKTSALLAQYGIPEVTLNEVAHLPVYVDGADEINHSLHMIKGGGGALLYEKIVAAASDQFICIADESKYKSRLGHFPLPVEVLPPARSFVARQLVKLGGMPELRTDFKTDSGNYILDVHDFFVDKPVTLEDEINRIPGVMDNGIFAHQRAHVLILATADGVDILR; translated from the coding sequence ATGAAACAGCTCGATAAAGAAAAACAAGATGCTTTAAAAAAACAGGCTGCCGAAAAAGCATTAGAATTTATTCCTAATAATGAATACATCGGCATCGGTACGGGCTCGACGGTTAATTTTTTTATTGAAGCCTTGGCTAAATCAGACATTAAAGTCAAAGGGGCCGTGTCGACTTCAGAAAAAACGTCTGCTTTATTGGCCCAATACGGCATTCCTGAAGTCACCCTAAACGAAGTGGCGCATCTGCCGGTCTATGTGGACGGTGCCGATGAGATCAACCATTCACTCCACATGATTAAAGGCGGCGGTGGCGCTTTATTGTACGAGAAAATCGTGGCGGCCGCTTCAGACCAGTTCATCTGCATTGCCGACGAGAGTAAATATAAGTCGCGCCTCGGCCATTTTCCCTTGCCGGTAGAGGTGCTGCCACCCGCGCGCTCTTTTGTGGCGCGCCAGCTGGTGAAACTAGGCGGTATGCCAGAGCTGCGCACCGACTTTAAGACCGATAGCGGCAACTACATCTTAGACGTGCATGATTTTTTTGTGGACAAGCCGGTGACGCTAGAAGACGAAATCAACCGTATTCCTGGCGTGATGGATAACGGCATTTTTGCGCATCAACGGGCGCATGTGTTGATTTTGGCGACGGCCGACGGCGTGGACATTTTACGTTAG
- the ispF gene encoding 2-C-methyl-D-erythritol 2,4-cyclodiphosphate synthase, producing MTIRVGQGYDVHQLVAGRPLILGGVEIPFDKGLLGHSDADALLHAITDAILGAAGMGDIGHHFPDTSADFKDADSRVLLREAYAAVQAAGWTLVNVDSTIIAQQPKLAPHMAAIKANLSADLGLPVSAINVKGKTNEKLGYLGRQEAIEAQAVVLLVAAQA from the coding sequence ATGACGATTCGCGTAGGCCAAGGCTATGACGTGCACCAATTGGTGGCAGGTCGCCCATTAATTTTAGGCGGGGTTGAAATCCCTTTTGATAAAGGCCTATTAGGCCATTCTGATGCCGACGCATTGCTGCATGCGATCACCGACGCTATTTTAGGCGCGGCGGGGATGGGCGATATTGGCCATCATTTTCCCGACACCAGTGCCGATTTTAAAGATGCTGATAGCCGCGTGTTGTTGCGTGAAGCCTATGCCGCCGTTCAGGCCGCTGGCTGGACCTTGGTGAACGTGGACAGCACCATTATTGCCCAGCAGCCTAAGTTGGCGCCGCATATGGCGGCCATTAAGGCCAATTTAAGCGCTGATTTAGGCCTGCCCGTGAGCGCCATCAACGTCAAAGGCAAAACCAATGAAAAATTGGGTTATTTAGGCCGACAAGAGGCGATTGAAGCGCAGGCCGTCGTGCTTTTAGTGGCGGCTCAGGCGTAA
- a CDS encoding xanthine phosphoribosyltransferase has protein sequence MEELKQRILNDGRLLDGYILKVDNFLNHQLDVQLLDNMGKAFAERFAGVEIDKILTIEASGIAVACMAARHFNNVPVVFAKKTQSLNMDQEAYESEVFSYTKQQGYKVRVSHRYLHQGERVLIMDDFLAHGNASLGLIDLVKQAGATPVGVGIVIEKGFQDGGKAIRDAGVQLESLAVLGPIENGTIEFLA, from the coding sequence ATGGAAGAACTCAAACAACGCATTTTAAACGACGGCCGCCTACTTGATGGCTATATTTTAAAAGTCGATAATTTTTTAAATCATCAGCTAGATGTACAGCTTTTAGACAATATGGGTAAAGCCTTTGCTGAGCGCTTTGCCGGTGTTGAAATTGACAAAATTTTGACCATTGAAGCTTCTGGCATCGCCGTTGCCTGCATGGCCGCACGTCATTTTAACAACGTGCCTGTGGTGTTTGCCAAAAAAACCCAAAGCCTGAACATGGATCAAGAAGCTTATGAGAGCGAAGTGTTTTCCTACACCAAGCAACAAGGCTATAAAGTTCGTGTGTCGCATCGCTACCTGCATCAGGGCGAACGCGTTTTGATCATGGATGATTTCCTAGCGCACGGCAACGCCAGCCTAGGCCTCATCGACTTGGTTAAACAAGCAGGCGCGACGCCAGTGGGCGTGGGCATCGTGATCGAGAAAGGCTTCCAAGACGGCGGCAAAGCCATCCGTGATGCTGGCGTACAGCTTGAATCATTAGCCGTATTGGGCCCCATCGAAAACGGGACCATTGAATTCTTGGCTTAA
- the secD gene encoding protein translocase subunit SecD: protein MNRYPIWKYLIILVVFVVSCVYAVPNLFGETPAVQVSTNRQSIVINEDTMAQIENELQQNNIRTNGIYLDGNSLKVRLHDAEAQLKARDIIENNLGEGYITALNLLPDSPTWMAKIRANPMFLGLDLRGGVHFLLQVDKKAAVEKKLERYAGDIRRSLKTQKIRYGNIRQTENNLIVPLQDAASQTQALRVLAKDLPELGVQAEGDRSIKIALTPALITKIQDDAVKQNMGTLHNRVNELGVAEPVIQQAGPDRIVVQLPGIQDTAKAKDILGRTATLEVRMVEDDAALMQQALDGNVPMGYELLYQPSQMGNSPILINRQVELTGDNINDAQPSFDENGAAAVAINLDSTGASIFRDLTRENRGKRMAMVLIEQIPQKNDDPAAPVVFEKKSEVVTAPVIRTEIPNGRVQISGSMSTAEANDVSLLLRSGSLAAPMNIAEERTIGPSLGQENITKGFHSTLWGFIAVGGFMILYYRTFGVFSVLSLTYNLVLLIAILSMLQATLTLPGIAAIALTLGMAIDANVLINERIREELRAGMAPQMAISAGYKHAWATIVDSNVTSLIAGIALLVFGSGPVRGFAVVHCIGIMTSMFTSVMVSRSFVNIWYGRRHRLKEVSIGSVWRPENDSLRAGSNKE from the coding sequence ATGAACCGATATCCCATTTGGAAATACCTCATTATCCTCGTGGTATTTGTGGTGAGCTGCGTCTACGCCGTACCCAATTTATTTGGCGAGACGCCTGCCGTACAAGTATCCACCAACCGCCAGTCAATCGTCATCAACGAAGACACTATGGCGCAGATCGAAAATGAACTGCAGCAAAACAACATCCGTACCAACGGCATTTACCTAGACGGCAACAGCCTTAAAGTGCGCCTACACGATGCCGAGGCACAGCTTAAAGCCCGCGACATCATCGAGAATAACCTGGGTGAAGGCTACATCACTGCCTTGAACCTATTGCCTGACAGCCCAACATGGATGGCCAAAATCAGAGCCAATCCTATGTTCTTGGGCTTAGACCTACGTGGCGGCGTGCATTTCTTGCTGCAAGTAGACAAAAAGGCCGCGGTTGAGAAAAAGCTGGAACGCTACGCTGGCGACATTCGCCGTAGCCTTAAAACCCAAAAAATTCGCTATGGCAACATTCGCCAAACCGAGAACAACCTGATTGTACCGTTGCAAGACGCTGCCAGCCAAACTCAGGCCTTACGCGTATTGGCCAAAGATTTACCTGAACTAGGCGTTCAGGCCGAAGGCGACCGCTCAATTAAAATCGCGCTGACCCCGGCCTTGATTACCAAAATTCAAGACGATGCCGTAAAGCAAAACATGGGCACCTTGCATAACCGTGTCAACGAATTAGGCGTGGCTGAGCCCGTGATCCAACAGGCTGGCCCTGATCGCATCGTGGTGCAACTGCCTGGCATTCAAGACACCGCCAAGGCCAAGGACATCTTAGGCCGTACCGCCACCTTAGAAGTGCGCATGGTCGAAGACGACGCCGCTCTGATGCAGCAAGCCTTGGATGGCAACGTGCCAATGGGCTATGAGCTCTTGTATCAACCAAGCCAAATGGGCAACAGCCCCATCTTGATCAATCGCCAGGTTGAGCTAACCGGCGACAACATCAATGATGCCCAGCCGTCTTTTGACGAAAACGGCGCCGCTGCCGTAGCGATTAACCTAGACTCAACTGGCGCCAGCATCTTCCGTGACCTAACCCGCGAAAATCGTGGCAAGCGTATGGCCATGGTATTGATCGAACAAATTCCTCAAAAGAATGACGATCCAGCCGCACCTGTGGTGTTTGAAAAGAAATCAGAAGTAGTGACTGCCCCGGTGATTCGTACCGAAATCCCTAACGGCCGCGTACAGATTTCGGGCAGCATGAGCACCGCCGAAGCCAACGATGTGTCACTGCTGTTGCGCTCAGGCTCGCTAGCCGCACCGATGAACATCGCGGAAGAACGCACCATTGGCCCAAGCCTAGGCCAAGAAAACATCACTAAGGGCTTCCACTCAACCCTATGGGGCTTTATCGCCGTGGGCGGGTTCATGATTTTGTACTACCGCACCTTTGGCGTGTTCTCAGTGCTGTCATTAACCTATAACTTAGTGCTGCTGATTGCCATTTTATCCATGTTACAGGCCACCCTAACCCTACCAGGGATTGCCGCCATCGCCCTAACCTTAGGCATGGCCATTGACGCCAACGTTCTGATTAACGAGCGGATTCGTGAAGAGCTGCGCGCCGGCATGGCCCCTCAAATGGCCATCAGCGCAGGTTACAAACACGCTTGGGCAACGATCGTGGACTCCAACGTGACCTCGCTCATTGCCGGTATCGCCCTTTTGGTATTCGGTTCAGGCCCCGTTCGTGGCTTTGCCGTGGTGCACTGTATCGGCATCATGACCTCGATGTTCACCTCTGTAATGGTGTCCCGCTCATTCGTCAACATTTGGTACGGTCGCCGTCATCGCCTCAAAGAAGTGTCGATTGGCTCAGTGTGGCGTCCAGAAAATGACAGCCTTCGCGCTGGCAGCAATAAGGAATAA
- the yajC gene encoding preprotein translocase subunit YajC, which yields MIDFAYAADAASSSSLIAQFAPLVLILVVFYFLIMRPQQKKFKNHQKMISELSRGTKVITSSGIVGKITKVDERFFTIEIASGVEVQIERSAIASVVEN from the coding sequence ATGATCGATTTTGCATACGCCGCCGACGCCGCTAGCTCTAGCAGCTTGATTGCCCAGTTCGCCCCATTAGTATTGATTTTGGTGGTGTTTTACTTCTTAATCATGCGCCCTCAGCAAAAGAAATTTAAAAATCATCAAAAAATGATTTCAGAACTAAGCCGCGGCACCAAAGTGATCACCAGCTCAGGCATCGTGGGTAAAATCACCAAGGTAGACGAACGTTTCTTTACCATTGAAATTGCTTCTGGTGTTGAAGTTCAAATCGAACGTTCTGCCATCGCCAGCGTAGTGGAAAACTAA
- the mutL gene encoding DNA mismatch repair endonuclease MutL translates to MSHIIQLPDHLINQIAAGEVVERPANALKEILENSIDAGATDIQIELVNGGTKLMRVSDNGGGMLEADLSLALHRHATSKIKSLHDLEHVQSMGFRGEGLASIAAVSRLTLSSKHADSEHGHQIVAIDGKLHPVTATAHNLGTTVEIVDIYFNTPARRKFLKSDNTEYAHCLSAIERIALANPQIAFSVRHNGKQTLSLPLQSGLDRAAAILGEDFKAAALTVPAQEGVLSLSGYISSPTYSKGKTDKQYFYVNGRFVRDKVLFHAAKQAYRDVLHHELTPAFALFLSMPPEMVDVNVHPTKTEVRFREGQAIHQLVFHALNRVLADTRADVRPSISQPALGLGVDASPEPTLPTSMNTRPSSGSAASGGVSPAPFRPQSGGASYQRPLSLAQSKEALNAYESLYQRPAELDQISAAQAALAEPQPGDEAAPEHPLGYAIAQLCGIYILAQADNSLILVDMHAAHERVTYERLKTQLDEGDIATQTLLIPASFEATALEAATAAEHQDTLQQLGLSLSLLGEHTIAVRSVPLMLAKGDYVGLAQSILADIQSYGASHVLTEKRNELLATMACHGSIRAGRQLTLPEMNALLRDMEQTPRSNQCNHGRPTWVKLTINELDGLFMRGQ, encoded by the coding sequence ATGAGTCACATCATTCAATTACCCGACCACCTCATCAACCAGATTGCGGCGGGTGAAGTGGTGGAGCGGCCAGCCAATGCCCTCAAAGAAATCTTAGAGAACAGCATTGACGCCGGCGCCACCGACATACAAATCGAACTGGTCAACGGCGGCACGAAATTAATGCGCGTCAGCGACAACGGCGGCGGCATGTTAGAGGCAGACCTGTCTTTGGCCCTGCATCGCCACGCCACCAGCAAAATTAAAAGCCTACACGATCTAGAACACGTTCAATCCATGGGTTTTCGCGGCGAAGGCTTGGCCAGTATTGCTGCGGTCAGCCGCCTTACCCTCAGCAGCAAACACGCCGATAGTGAACACGGCCACCAAATCGTGGCCATCGACGGCAAGCTCCACCCCGTGACCGCCACCGCTCACAATCTGGGCACCACGGTCGAAATCGTCGACATCTATTTCAACACCCCTGCGCGGCGCAAGTTTTTAAAGTCTGACAACACCGAATACGCCCACTGCCTCAGCGCCATTGAGCGCATTGCTTTGGCTAATCCTCAGATCGCCTTCAGCGTACGCCACAACGGCAAGCAAACCTTAAGCCTGCCGCTACAGTCTGGGCTAGACCGCGCTGCCGCCATCTTAGGGGAAGACTTTAAAGCCGCCGCACTGACGGTTCCGGCACAAGAAGGCGTCTTGTCTTTAAGCGGCTATATTTCTAGCCCCACCTACAGCAAGGGCAAGACGGACAAACAATATTTTTACGTCAACGGTCGCTTTGTGCGCGATAAGGTATTATTCCACGCCGCCAAGCAAGCCTATCGAGATGTCTTACACCATGAGCTCACGCCTGCTTTTGCCTTGTTTTTAAGCATGCCGCCAGAGATGGTCGACGTGAACGTGCACCCCACCAAGACTGAGGTACGTTTTCGTGAAGGCCAGGCCATTCACCAACTGGTGTTTCACGCCCTCAACCGCGTTTTAGCCGACACCCGCGCCGACGTACGCCCCTCGATTAGCCAGCCGGCGCTTGGTCTAGGCGTCGATGCGAGCCCAGAGCCCACCCTGCCTACCAGCATGAACACTCGCCCAAGTAGCGGCTCTGCCGCAAGCGGCGGCGTGAGCCCAGCACCGTTTCGCCCCCAAAGCGGCGGTGCCAGTTATCAGCGCCCGCTGAGCTTGGCGCAGTCAAAAGAAGCTTTAAACGCCTACGAATCTCTGTATCAACGCCCTGCTGAGCTGGATCAAATCAGCGCGGCTCAAGCCGCTTTGGCCGAGCCCCAGCCTGGGGATGAAGCCGCACCTGAACATCCACTTGGCTACGCCATCGCCCAGCTATGCGGCATCTACATCTTGGCCCAGGCGGACAACAGCTTGATCTTGGTCGACATGCATGCCGCCCACGAACGCGTGACCTATGAGCGCCTAAAAACCCAGCTAGACGAAGGCGATATTGCCACCCAAACGCTGCTGATTCCGGCCTCGTTTGAAGCCACCGCACTCGAAGCCGCCACCGCCGCCGAACACCAAGACACCTTACAACAGCTTGGCCTATCACTGTCTCTACTGGGCGAACACACCATTGCCGTGCGTTCTGTGCCGTTAATGCTGGCCAAGGGCGATTACGTAGGCTTGGCCCAATCTATTTTGGCCGACATTCAAAGCTATGGCGCCAGCCACGTACTCACTGAGAAACGCAATGAACTGCTGGCCACCATGGCCTGCCACGGCTCGATTCGCGCAGGTCGACAGCTGACGCTGCCAGAAATGAATGCGCTGTTACGCGATATGGAGCAAACCCCGCGCTCAAACCAGTGCAATCATGGCCGCCCGACCTGGGTTAAATTAACCATCAATGAGCTGGATGGTCTATTCATGAGGGGGCAATAG
- the tgt gene encoding tRNA guanosine(34) transglycosylase Tgt → MLSFKVHKKEGYARRGTLTLNHGTVETPVFQPVGTYGSVKAMTPQNLHDIKAQIILGNTFHLWLRPGLEIIESFGGLHGFMGWDKPILTDSGGFQVFSLKDMRQLTEEGCTFKSPINGDKLFLSPEISMQIQTTLNSDIVMQLDECTPGEADEKTARESMLMSLRWAERSKKAFEDLKNPNALFGIIQGSMYGNLRQESAAALIDMDFDGIAVGGLSVGEPKPEMYRMMREIAPMLPEDKPHYLMGVGTPEDLIYGVAHGIDMFDCVMPTRNARNGWLFTRFGDLKIKNATYKMDHRPIDETCGCYACQNFSRAYLHHLHRTQEILGAQLNTIHNLHYYQQLMQDVRDALDEGRFETFRLQFAEERAMGVNSPKNP, encoded by the coding sequence ATGCTGTCATTCAAAGTACACAAAAAAGAAGGCTACGCCCGCCGCGGCACCCTCACCCTTAATCACGGCACGGTTGAAACCCCCGTATTTCAGCCGGTTGGCACCTATGGCTCGGTGAAGGCCATGACGCCGCAAAATCTGCATGACATTAAAGCGCAGATTATTTTGGGCAACACCTTCCATCTATGGCTACGCCCCGGCCTAGAGATTATTGAAAGCTTCGGCGGCCTGCATGGCTTTATGGGCTGGGACAAACCCATCTTGACCGACTCTGGCGGCTTTCAAGTATTTTCCTTAAAAGACATGCGCCAGCTAACCGAAGAAGGCTGTACCTTTAAAAGCCCCATCAACGGCGACAAGCTGTTCTTATCGCCAGAAATTTCGATGCAAATTCAAACCACGCTGAATTCCGACATCGTCATGCAGTTAGACGAATGCACGCCTGGTGAAGCCGATGAGAAAACCGCGCGCGAATCTATGCTGATGAGCCTGCGCTGGGCCGAACGTTCGAAAAAGGCCTTTGAAGACTTAAAAAACCCCAACGCACTCTTTGGCATCATCCAAGGGTCAATGTACGGCAACCTACGCCAAGAATCCGCCGCGGCGTTAATCGACATGGATTTTGACGGCATTGCCGTAGGCGGCCTATCGGTCGGCGAACCGAAGCCAGAGATGTACCGCATGATGCGCGAAATCGCACCGATGCTGCCAGAAGACAAGCCACACTACTTAATGGGCGTGGGCACACCAGAAGACTTGATTTACGGCGTAGCACACGGCATTGACATGTTCGACTGCGTCATGCCTACCCGCAATGCGCGTAACGGCTGGCTATTCACTCGCTTTGGCGATTTAAAAATCAAAAACGCCACTTACAAGATGGACCATCGTCCGATTGATGAAACCTGTGGCTGCTATGCTTGTCAAAACTTCAGTCGTGCCTATTTGCACCACTTACACCGCACTCAAGAAATCTTGGGCGCCCAGCTAAACACCATTCACAACTTGCATTATTACCAGCAGCTGATGCAAGATGTGCGTGATGCCTTAGATGAAGGTCGTTTTGAAACCTTCCGCCTACAGTTTGCCGAAGAGCGAGCTATGGGCGTGAACAGTCCCAAAAACCCTTAA
- a CDS encoding GNAT family N-acetyltransferase, with the protein MTLTWQTLTFAQLNTLELYTLLRLRVAIFVVEQNCAYPELDGKDTHPDSRHLLGYDADGTLVAYARLLPPGLSYPQPSIGRVAIDHTQRGSGLGHHLIQEALSQTQKAWPAQDIQIGAQLYLQTFYERHGFMAVSGPYLEDDIPHIDMIKPHA; encoded by the coding sequence ATGACCCTCACTTGGCAAACCCTAACCTTCGCCCAACTCAACACGCTTGAGCTATACACCTTACTGCGCCTGCGCGTGGCCATATTTGTGGTTGAGCAAAACTGTGCCTATCCCGAACTAGATGGTAAAGACACCCATCCCGACAGCCGCCACCTCTTAGGCTACGACGCTGACGGCACGTTGGTGGCCTATGCCCGACTCCTGCCGCCGGGTCTCAGCTATCCGCAACCCAGCATTGGCCGCGTGGCCATCGACCATACGCAGCGCGGCAGCGGCCTAGGACACCACCTCATTCAAGAGGCACTGAGCCAAACCCAGAAGGCCTGGCCCGCTCAAGATATTCAAATCGGTGCCCAGCTGTATCTACAAACTTTTTACGAGCGTCACGGCTTTATGGCCGTCTCTGGGCCCTACCTGGAAGATGACATCCCCCATATAGACATGATTAAACCCCACGCATAA
- a CDS encoding RDD family protein: protein MSLTTPPAPIIRRLFAIVYESLLVTAVSLVALLISVPFTYVFPTTSMVPQVISGLILCLAWGLYFGLSWAKSGQTLPMKVWRIRLVDQRDQLLSRPHIVIRLAWMLTFMAGIPAIAYLAARNKGLPSQTSFYLASFWWILTWGYAFCNRDKQFLHDKLAGTRQILIEKTPRK, encoded by the coding sequence ATGAGTTTGACCACCCCTCCCGCCCCCATTATCCGCCGCCTGTTTGCCATTGTGTATGAATCGCTGCTGGTGACCGCCGTCTCCCTCGTCGCCCTATTGATTTCAGTGCCCTTTACCTATGTATTCCCCACCACCAGCATGGTGCCTCAGGTAATTTCCGGCTTGATCTTATGTCTCGCCTGGGGCCTATACTTTGGCCTATCTTGGGCCAAGAGCGGCCAAACCTTGCCGATGAAGGTTTGGCGTATTCGCCTCGTCGACCAGCGCGACCAGCTGTTAAGCCGCCCACACATTGTGATTCGTCTGGCCTGGATGCTGACCTTTATGGCCGGCATTCCCGCCATTGCTTATCTGGCCGCCCGCAACAAAGGTTTACCCAGCCAGACTTCATTTTATTTAGCCAGCTTTTGGTGGATTCTCACCTGGGGCTACGCTTTTTGTAATCGTGACAAACAGTTTTTACATGATAAATTAGCGGGCACTCGTCAGATTTTGATTGAGAAAACCCCGCGTAAATGA
- a CDS encoding DedA family protein — MELITTLMDYFLHLDVHLLELSQNYGTYIYLILFLIIFCETGLIVTPFLPGDSLLFMAGSIAALGEMNIYLMMALLIVAAILGDTVNYSIGKAIGAKLFSNPHSKFFKQSHLAKTHAFYEKHGGKTIIIARFVPIVRTFAPFVAGMGSMSYRKFITYNVSGAIIWVLLFATAGYLFGNLEIVKKNLSVIMLGIIILSIMPGVVEYLRHRKGSQKQ, encoded by the coding sequence ATGGAATTAATCACCACCTTAATGGATTATTTCTTACACCTTGACGTTCATCTATTAGAACTCAGCCAAAACTACGGCACCTACATCTACCTGATTTTATTCCTCATCATTTTTTGCGAAACCGGCCTCATCGTCACCCCATTTTTACCGGGTGATTCACTGCTGTTTATGGCAGGCAGCATCGCCGCCCTTGGCGAAATGAACATCTATTTAATGATGGCCTTATTGATCGTGGCCGCCATTTTGGGCGACACCGTCAACTACAGCATCGGCAAGGCCATCGGCGCCAAGCTCTTCAGCAACCCCCACTCCAAGTTTTTCAAGCAAAGCCATCTGGCCAAAACCCATGCTTTTTATGAAAAACACGGTGGCAAAACCATCATCATTGCCCGATTCGTGCCCATTGTGCGTACGTTTGCACCGTTTGTGGCGGGCATGGGCAGTATGTCTTATCGTAAATTCATTACCTATAACGTCAGCGGCGCCATCATTTGGGTCTTGCTGTTCGCCACGGCGGGTTATTTATTTGGTAATCTAGAAATCGTGAAGAAAAACCTCTCAGTCATCATGCTGGGCATCATTATTTTATCCATTATGCCAGGCGTGGTGGAATACCTACGCCATCGTAAAGGTAGCCAAAAACAATGA